In Deltaproteobacteria bacterium, one genomic interval encodes:
- a CDS encoding AarF/ABC1/UbiB kinase family protein, translated as MAARSHSKTGSTLTRGRTKRVLKVGELATSVGSSYVIEALKWPFRSAGERQQGLLDTHIRNAIKLVERSKELKGAFMKLVQMLSMRDDILPPQALAVLSVVQSKVPPMDYALIREQVRRELGKYPEALFEHFAEHAFAAASLGQVHAAQLPGGETVVVKVQYPGVEQTVNEDLQNIKALLRTFALIGRDVMRQRVDPSEVYKELEERLHEEIDYVNEAKNIALFQKIFRDDDEIIIPQVYPDFSSRRVLTMSRIDGYPLADILGPGVDQELKDWVAIKYFRTVWRQVFEFGVLHTDPHPGNYLVTFHPKLAILDFGSIRIFPEPIRGAYHRLARAILARDEATMADCCVRLGFLDRGDDPKAIVRILYIIFEPVLADRRYDPRDFKSVEKGMEVASIGFEARLFKTPGHRVFLARALMGLDAYLKQLGTVINWHREFKACVERVHA; from the coding sequence ATGGCGGCGCGTAGTCACTCGAAAACCGGTAGTACGCTTACCCGCGGGCGCACCAAGCGCGTCCTGAAGGTCGGTGAGCTGGCCACCTCGGTCGGCTCCTCTTACGTCATCGAGGCGCTGAAGTGGCCGTTCCGCTCGGCCGGTGAACGCCAACAGGGCCTGCTCGACACCCACATCCGCAACGCCATCAAGCTGGTCGAGCGCTCCAAAGAGCTCAAGGGCGCCTTCATGAAACTGGTGCAGATGTTGTCGATGCGCGACGACATCCTGCCGCCGCAGGCGCTCGCAGTGCTGTCGGTGGTGCAATCCAAGGTCCCACCGATGGACTACGCGCTGATCCGCGAGCAGGTCAGACGCGAGCTCGGCAAGTACCCCGAGGCGTTGTTCGAGCACTTCGCCGAGCACGCCTTCGCCGCCGCCTCGCTCGGCCAAGTGCACGCCGCCCAGCTGCCCGGCGGCGAGACCGTGGTGGTCAAGGTCCAGTACCCCGGCGTCGAGCAGACGGTGAACGAGGACCTGCAGAACATCAAGGCCTTGCTGCGCACCTTCGCGCTCATCGGCCGCGATGTCATGCGCCAGCGGGTCGACCCGTCCGAGGTCTACAAGGAACTCGAAGAGCGCCTGCACGAAGAGATCGACTACGTCAACGAAGCCAAGAACATCGCCCTCTTCCAGAAGATCTTCCGCGACGACGACGAGATCATCATCCCGCAAGTCTACCCCGATTTCTCCTCGCGCCGGGTGCTGACCATGAGCCGCATCGATGGGTACCCGTTGGCCGACATCCTCGGCCCCGGCGTCGATCAAGAGCTGAAGGACTGGGTGGCGATCAAGTACTTCCGCACGGTGTGGCGCCAGGTGTTCGAGTTCGGCGTGCTCCACACCGATCCGCACCCGGGTAACTATTTGGTGACGTTTCATCCCAAGCTGGCAATATTGGATTTCGGCTCGATTCGCATCTTTCCCGAGCCGATTCGCGGCGCGTATCATCGGCTGGCCCGCGCCATCTTGGCGCGCGACGAAGCCACCATGGCCGACTGCTGTGTGCGCCTGGGCTTTCTCGACCGCGGCGACGACCCCAAGGCGATCGTGCGCATTCTGTACATCATCTTCGAGCCGGTGCTGGCCGACCGGCGCTACGACCCGCGCGATTTCAAGTCGGTGGAGAAGGGCATGGAAGTCGCCAGCATCGGGTTCGAAGCCCGTCTCTTCAAGACCCCGGGCCACCGGGTGTTTCTGGCGCGCGCGTTGATGGGGCTAGATGCTTATCTGAAGCAGCTCGGCACGGTGATCAACTGGCACCGCGAGTTCAAGGCCTGCGTCGAGCGGGTACACGCCTGA
- a CDS encoding amidohydrolase family protein, translated as MRPVLIDSHCHVMPDQLALAIRRFFDQHMGWGKLAYDGVRLGDIVRAQHDAGTERFWALPYAHKAGVAAQLNEWIAGAVKPIPGVVAAATFHPDDADLAAMVERAFGDFGLKLAKLHCSVGRFDADDQRLEPLWTAAEARAIPVVVHAGREVSGRTYAHELQAIARIAAAHPRLRLVIAHAGLPDIDAALDLLECHEQLHADLTSAAEWLPPLPVERIERLSERILFGSDCPNTTVTIAESRAWLRRQGLSAPALRAILGENAARLVP; from the coding sequence ATGCGGCCCGTGCTCATCGACAGCCATTGCCACGTCATGCCGGACCAGCTCGCGCTCGCCATCCGGCGGTTCTTCGATCAGCACATGGGCTGGGGCAAGCTCGCTTACGATGGCGTGCGGCTCGGCGATATCGTCCGAGCGCAGCACGATGCGGGCACGGAGCGTTTCTGGGCGCTGCCATACGCACACAAGGCCGGCGTTGCCGCGCAGCTGAACGAGTGGATCGCCGGCGCCGTCAAGCCCATCCCCGGCGTTGTTGCCGCCGCGACCTTCCATCCCGACGATGCCGATCTTGCGGCGATGGTTGAGCGTGCGTTTGGTGATTTCGGGCTCAAGCTGGCTAAGCTCCATTGCTCGGTCGGGCGCTTCGACGCCGACGATCAGCGGCTCGAGCCCCTATGGACAGCCGCCGAGGCGCGCGCCATTCCCGTAGTCGTGCATGCCGGGCGCGAGGTCAGCGGCCGCACCTACGCCCACGAACTGCAAGCGATCGCTCGCATCGCCGCCGCGCACCCGCGCCTGCGGCTGGTGATCGCCCATGCCGGTCTGCCCGACATCGATGCCGCACTCGATCTGCTCGAATGTCACGAGCAGCTCCACGCCGACCTGACCAGCGCCGCTGAGTGGTTGCCGCCACTGCCGGTCGAGCGCATCGAGAGGCTAAGCGAACGGATTCTCTTCGGCAGCGACTGCCCGAACACCACCGTCACCATCGCCGAGTCGAGGGCTTGGCTGCGCCGGCAAGGGCTCAGTGCGCCGGCTTTGCGGGCCATCCTCGGCGAAAACGCCGCCCGGCTGGTGCCCTGA
- a CDS encoding SDR family oxidoreductase codes for MAWFDEFRGKVVVVTGASSGIGRETALAFGAVGARVALVARRREALEKVKRAINQRGGEAVVVPTDVTKRNAVRANLRAVYARWGRIDVVVNSASVLISSPVLDLKPGDLTAMLNVNLFGALFVMQEAVQLMQRQGSGCIVNMASLAGRRGMPPLGGYCATKFALVGITEALRAELHGSDIHVALVMPSVTDTPMAHNPGLRPLWPGALSLPHSWMVWAVFAAARFQLIDISVPPSAATLEKLAALVPGLDSSAANWGESATQWLSNILQQDTPRTSPGRRA; via the coding sequence ATGGCGTGGTTCGATGAGTTTCGCGGCAAGGTGGTGGTGGTAACCGGTGCCTCAAGTGGCATCGGGCGCGAGACCGCCTTGGCCTTCGGGGCCGTGGGCGCACGCGTCGCCCTCGTTGCCCGGCGGCGCGAGGCGCTGGAAAAGGTGAAGCGGGCGATCAACCAGCGCGGCGGCGAGGCGGTGGTGGTGCCTACCGATGTGACTAAGCGTAACGCCGTGCGCGCCAACCTGCGGGCGGTCTACGCCCGCTGGGGCCGGATCGACGTGGTCGTCAACAGCGCCAGCGTGCTGATCTCCTCACCGGTACTGGATCTCAAGCCCGGCGACCTGACCGCGATGCTGAACGTGAATCTGTTCGGCGCGCTGTTTGTGATGCAGGAAGCGGTGCAGCTGATGCAGCGCCAGGGCAGCGGCTGCATCGTGAACATGGCCTCGCTGGCAGGGCGGCGCGGCATGCCGCCGCTGGGCGGCTACTGCGCCACCAAGTTCGCCCTGGTCGGCATCACCGAGGCCTTGCGCGCCGAGTTGCACGGCAGCGACATACACGTTGCCCTGGTGATGCCGAGCGTTACCGACACCCCGATGGCTCATAACCCCGGGCTGCGGCCGCTGTGGCCGGGCGCCCTCAGCTTGCCGCACTCGTGGATGGTGTGGGCGGTCTTTGCCGCCGCTCGTTTTCAGCTGATCGATATATCCGTGCCCCCGAGCGCCGCCACGCTGGAGAAGCTCGCCGCCCTGGTGCCCGGCCTAGACAGCTCGGCGGCGAATTGGGGCGAATCCGCCACTCAGTGGCTCAGCAACATCTTGCAGCAAGACACGCCCCGAACTTCGCCCGGCCGCCGGGCATAG